The nucleotide sequence GGAGAGGCGGAGATCCATCTGACACCAGGGGTAGTGGTGGTGTCATCGATCTCTCCAGGTATAACAGTGAAGAGGTATTGATCAACACAAGGATGCAGCATGAATCAACAACACGCAATAGATGCACAAAGGGCCGCAGGATACTCTTGAATGAGAAACTAGTACGGTTTAACGATGCTTACGATAGAAGACTCAGGCACCAGCAAATGGCTTTGGAGAGTGAGCAAGGCGTCCAGCATCGTAGAGGGGGCCAACAAACCATTTCTCGTTCCTCGCGGGACGGTGCCAGGACCGAAGGGGCGGGATACAGCGTACCTAGAACAGCGGAACAGAGACCGACTGACAGGACTAGCAGTCATAAGAGTAGAGCGGTCACAGCTGTTATTGTCGATGAGAAAGAACCCACTGCCCGAGAAGAGAGTAGCGGTTCCAGAAGGAAATTGGAAGAGAATGTGAGACAGACTGGACCGAAAGAACTCACCTCTGAGGTAATCTAGCagatttcaaaatattgattttccCTGTAACAAATGTCATGATTATTGGCCAGAATGTTTAGCAAGCTAAAAGGCTGTGATCTTGAACAATTTATTAAGAGCAAATTTTGGATATTAAAGCCaaattatttatgaatatgGAGGAAGAGGAAGGGGGTGAAGGGGAAGGCGGTAGGGGTGTTTAAATTAAACAGACAGGTGCCTTAATTATGGAATTATGGTGATAAGAAAAGTTGCGTTGACATTTTGGATATGGGCGACCATTTTTGACATTCTAGCATATGTAGGCACTACTGATATGCTTAAATGATAGCTGTGTCCTTACACAGAGTTTGATGTCTATACAGGCCTGTCTATGAAATGTTCTGTATTTGTTAACTGTTGTTTATAAAGAAAATCTGTTAATCTGAAAAATTGATTGAGAACTCAGACCATTAACAGAAGAGGTATGGTTTTATGTTTGTGTTAGCAAATTTGtcatattctatatatatgtttaagttTCACATCAATGCACTTCATAATCTTGTATTAGCTACAGTATGATTAAGACACATTGTGTAGTTTTGATAAGGTCATTGCTGAATTGATCTGTTACACTATGCCAACTTTAAGTTGGCAGAAAAAGCACTGTATATTAATTTAGTCTGACCAAACACATAGTCTTCTGTTTAATTTAGATGGTTTGAAATTGGTGGAAATTATGATCCAAAATGGTAATGGTTAGGAATTATCCAGACACTAATTCTTTAAATTTGTTAAGAAAACATTTTATAATGAAACCACAAAGAAAAGTTGGACAAATTCCTTCTTCATGGGGGGGTGAAGGAGGGGTGGCACTCGGCCCAGTCAGTTCCTGTTTGGTACCCTCTAAGTTGGTTTAtattttccctttgtttttgtaGACAACTAAAGATGAGTTGATGGATGCCATGATGGATGGTCTTCAGTTTATAAGAAAAGCAGATGAAATAAACAAGCTCTGGGCACAGTGtgatgaaaagaagaataacCAACCAAACACAAGAAGCGTATCACAAGAAAATCAAACCAAACAAGATCAACCAGGTGAGAGAAGTGAGAAGAGGTTCGAAAAAGATGGAACAAGGGAGGCTTACGGATATCAGGATAGAAGGGAACAAGTAAACAGGGATCAAGAAAGAAGACATCAAGCAATGAGGGATCAAACCGTGGGAGATGGTAGAGTTCAACATAAGATGGATCAAGAAAGAAGGGATCAAGCAACGAGGGATCAAGCCATGAGAGATGGTAGAGTTCAACATAAGATGGATCAAGAAAGAAGGGATCAAGCAACGAGGGATCAAGCCATGAGAGATGGTAGAGTTCAAGATAAGATGGATCAGGAGAGAAGGGATCAAGCCTTGAGGGATCAAGCCATGAGAGATGGTAGAATTCAAGATAAGACGGATCAAGAAAGAAGAGATCAAGCCTTAAGGGATCAAGCCATGAGAGATGGTAGAGTTCAAGATAAGATGGATCAAGAAAGAAGGGATCAAGCAACGAGGGATCAAGCCATGAGAGATGGTAGAGTTCAAGATAAGATGGATCAGGAAAGACGAGATCAAGCCCTGAGGGATCAAGCCATGAGGGATCAAGCCATTGATGGTAGAGTTCAAGATAGAGATCAGAATAGAAGGAATCAAGCAATGGTGGATCAAGCAATGAGGGATTGTAGAGTTCCAATTTGGGTGAAAAAGGACAAAAGGGATCAATCCTTAAGGGATCAAGCAATGAGGGATGGTAGAATTCAAGATAGGATAGATCATAATAGAAGGGATCAAGCCTTGAGGGATCAAGCCATGAGAGATGGTAGAGTTCAAGATAAGATGGATCAAGAAAGAAGGGATCAAGCCTTGAGGGATCAAGCCATGAGGGATGGTAGAGTTCAAGATAAGATGGATCAGGAGAGAAGGGATCAAGCCTTGAGGGATCAAGCCATGAGGGATGGTAGAGTTCAAGATCGGATAGATCATAATAGAAGGGATCAATCCTTAAGGGATCAAGCAATGAGGGATGGTAGAATTCAAGATAAGACGGATCAAGAAAGAAGGGATCAAGCCTTGAGGGATCAAGCCATGAGGGATGGTAGAGTTCAAGACAAGATCGATCAAGAAAGAAGGGATCAATCCTTAAGGGATCAAGCAATGAGGGATGGTAGAGTTCAAGATAAGATGGATCAAGAAAGAAGGGATCAAGCCTTGAGGGATCAAGCCATGAGGGATGGTAGAGTTCAAGATAAGATCGATCAAGAAAGAAGGGATCAAGCAACGAGGGATCAAGCCATGAGAGATGGTAGAGTTCAAGATCGGATAGATCATAATAGAAGGGATCTAGCCTTGAGGGATCAAGCAATGAGGGATGGTAGAGTTCAAGATAAGACGGATCAAGAAAGAAGGGATCAAGCGTTGAGGGATCAAGCCATGAGGGATGGTAGAGTTCAAGATAAGATGGATCAAGAAAGAAGGGATCAAGCAACGAGGGATCAAGCCATGAGAGATGGTAGAGTTCAAGATCGGATAGATCATAATAGAAGGGATCTAGCCTTGAGGGATCAAGCAATGAGGGATGGTAGAGTTCAAGATAAGACGGATCAAGAAAGAAGGGATCAAGCCTTGAGGGATCAAGCCATGAGAGATGGTAGAGTTCAAGATAAGATGGATCAGGAAAGAAGGGATCAAGCCTTGAGGGATCAAGCCATGAGGGATCAAGCCATTGATGGTAGAGTTCAAGAAAGAGATCAGAATAGAAGAAATCAAGCAATGGTGGACCAAGCAATGAGGGATTGTAGAGTTCCAGATAGGATTGATCATAATATCATAATAGCTCAAGAAAGGAAAGATGAATTTCAACAGAGGAGGGATCAAGCCGTAAAGGATCAATCATTGATGGATAAGAGCAGACAGATTCAGGACGGGAGGAACCAGGAGGTGAATGACCAAACAGTGAGGTATATAGATTGGAGGGATCCAGCTATCTGGGATCAAGAAAGGACTgatcaaaatagacaatggGAGGACAGAAGGGGTGGAGAAAGAAGGGACACAACTACGAGGGACCAACATGGCAGAGCTCAAGAGCAACGGACTCCAGAGAGGAGAAATCAAGCAGCTTTATGGGACCAAGGTAGGCAGGATCAAGCCATATGGGACCAAGGTAGGCAGGATCAAGCCATATGGGACCAAGGTAGGCAGGATCAAGCCATATGGGATCAAGGTAGGCAGGATCAAGCCATATGGGACCAAGGTAGGATGGATCAAGATATGCCAAATcgagagagaagagaagagaggatCGATGATAGTAGAATAGGTTCAGGCAGAAGGAATGAAGACAGAGGAGATGATCAACAGAGGCAAAGAGATTACATAAGATCTGAAAGACAGGTGACCCAAAGTAAGTCCAGCCCTCAGCTCGAGCCAGGAGCCTATGATGAGGGAAGTAACCAGCCCCAGCATGGAGGTCATGGCGGGCGGTCAGGGCATGAGGACAAGGGTAGAGGAAGAACGGAAAGGCATGAGGGAAGAAGAGATAATCCCAGACAGGTGAGATTAACATTGCCTTGTGTAAATGCAAATCATTAAACCCTGCTGTAAAAGCAATAAGGTTTTACTTTATAGATGCAAGTACAGGTTATTCATGACAACTCAACAGTACATGAATATCACTCTTAAGGCTTATCAGTGATAACTCGATCAAGGAAAATATGTACCTCAAGCGATAATTTAGTCTGTAACATTTTGTGAAGCCTAGATGCATTTTGTCTTTTATTAAGAACTGAAGTGTCTGTGTACAAAAAATTGGTTACAATTGGTGTCTTTGTTAAGTTTACAGCAATTTGCTCAGTTCCTATGTGATACTGAAGGGCAATGGAATTCAATGAGTATGGCAATGTTTAATGGTTGTTTGATTTATTGAGAATACCAAAAttctgttcagacaaccaaaatcGACTTTGGAGGTTGTCTGGTTGATGACTATAGAAgtcatttatataatatatttagcTTTAAAACTATACACCCCAATTAGGTTAAAAGGTAACACCCTCCATCACATTTGGAGATAATCATATCAAATAAAACTAGTGGTAGGCCTATGATCAACTGGAAGGGTAGTTTAATTACCCAAAGCTAACAGTGTTTTTCCAAACATGTACATCACTCTATATCATATCTGTCTATTACATCTCTATGTACATATTTGAACATTCTTTGCTTTGCTACACTTTTTA is from Apostichopus japonicus isolate 1M-3 chromosome 16, ASM3797524v1, whole genome shotgun sequence and encodes:
- the LOC139983037 gene encoding uncharacterized protein isoform X4, whose amino-acid sequence is MVRRERRKETGISSPDVRKKSQKIKRKYYLQETSPSDNSDSQYGESQCKIHCRCRLEEDEDHYQGVQYHHSLARERKRKTRLRRQRRRERIQQNSKQSENADRSDFRRHMKKVQEITSKAKVDQPKTDVSQANAVTVITQNRLTRKLGIYNQGKKSNKVSRDSIIIPETVQAQTEEGLKRILDIRPAEKSETISPWSCDKDDKKKSSTSSCYDNPAVTYTTLNNWVLHKTPPQSSKLIQSDGTISSKSCDQTDGSSSSKISGIKEFPKSPPLKEFCTEFAESLDLEKVFPGHEDYVTKIYKDLRKLVSLTSPASSATADCTPSRANGTVSTKLKTPVRRRLEDDFKKAGCARLNYLKSCMENNVSILEIVAQDTEQANRDRSRNNHNDSPVKNDREIKRTDIQKGERAQNSSHKASKDLQEHLPGLSSLGKFRKSCGLSYHRYKGTSHTGNGGSANDTISHSANSTVKTGRNGKLHSRHGDVTCNRGDHSRCCTEKEPSHHGDRTFKRDMNCERAEVSSNVHHSPEVSNTQCSCDKLNPRHCCQVVESRNGTQGRDSSNMCCIHKERQMDVIASTCGEIGSGATHCDSVTGESHIRSSNAVASKCGDCRSNLPHGHTDTDKSRLGHKDVETSSHNDYRIEPAKSSHSLDQIDLSRKDVSRGHPPQCETSHRHNMLDQSGMTQNNVIVSNHRDHQSNASNPQHLAQEVDVQVNNVIASTDQEFRLEPKRELNYRQQESSSRNNMEIFDTGKHQSDLSNYHADNDQRKARYDHCLESTQHRYQDHRSSHRPTHNHSASEFPESRLSESCERPRVGGNSHDFNSRYEGVGASGDGRRRGGDPSDTRGSGGVIDLSRYNSEEVLINTRMQHESTTRNRCTKGRRILLNEKLVRFNDAYDRRLRHQQMALESEQGVQHRRGGQQTISRSSRDGARTEGAGYSVPRTAEQRPTDRTSSHKSRAVTAVIVDEKEPTAREESSGSRRKLEENVRQTGPKELTSETTKDELMDAMMDGLQFIRKADEINKLWAQCDEKKNNQPNTRSVSQENQTKQDQPGERSEKRFEKDGTREAYGYQDRREQVNRDQERRHQAMRDQTVGDGRVQHKMDQERRDQATRDQAMRDGRVQHKMDQERRDQATRDQAMRDGRVQDKMDQERRDQALRDQAMRDGRIQDKTDQERRDQALRDQAMRDGRVQDKMDQERRDQATRDQAMRDGRVQDKMDQERRDQALRDQAMRDQAIDGRVQDRDQNRRNQAMVDQAMRDCRVPIWVKKDKRDQSLRDQAMRDGRIQDRIDHNRRDQALRDQAMRDGRVQDKMDQERRDQALRDQAMRDGRVQDKMDQERRDQALRDQAMRDGRVQDRIDHNRRDQSLRDQAMRDGRIQDKTDQERRDQALRDQAMRDGRVQDKIDQERRDQSLRDQAMRDGRVQDKMDQERRDQALRDQAMRDGRVQDKIDQERRDQATRDQAMRDGRVQDRIDHNRRDLALRDQAMRDGRVQDKTDQERRDQALRDQAMRDGRVQDKMDQERRDQATRDQAMRDGRVQDRIDHNRRDLALRDQAMRDGRVQDKTDQERRDQALRDQAMRDGRVQDKMDQERRDQALRDQAMRDQAIDGRVQERDQNRRNQAMVDQAMRDCRVPDRIDHNIIIAQERKDEFQQRRDQAVKDQSLMDKSRQIQDGRNQEVNDQTVRYIDWRDPAIWDQERTDQNRQWEDRRGGERRDTTTRDQHGRAQEQRTPERRNQAALWDQGRQDQAIWDQGRQDQAIWDQGRQDQAIWDQGRQDQAIWDQGRMDQDMPNRERREERIDDSRIGSGRRNEDRGDDQQRQRDYIRSERQVTQSKSSPQLEPGAYDEGSNQPQHGGHGGRSGHEDKGRGRTERHEGRRDNPRQKRWLVVGKQGGGDQTNPRTTSTAQQSQSSPGLQFPYPRIFWRKGKHPRWRTKTDSDSDSESEEEDFIPSWYMDLALQPPIPSYAKTPKLYPQKMF
- the LOC139983037 gene encoding uncharacterized protein isoform X2; translation: MGKKTPKDTSQSDIHKDTEAAWKYRIFFEYDDDKASDNMVRRERRKETGISSPDVRKKSQKIKRKYYLQETSPSDNSDSQYGESQCKIHCRCRLEEDEDHYQGVQYHHSLARERKRKTRLRRQRRRERIQQNSKQSENADRSDFRRHMKKVQEITSKAKVDQPKTDVSQANAVTVITQNRLTRKLGIYNQGKKSNKVSRDSIIIPETVQAQTEEGLKRILDIRPAEKSETISPWSCDKDDKKKSSTSSCYDNPAVTYTTLNNWVLHKTPPQSSKLIQSDGTISSKSCDQTDGSSSSKISGIKEFPKSPPLKEFCTEFAESLDLEKVFPGHEDYVTKIYKDLRKLVSLTSPASSATADCTPSRANGTVSTKLKTPVRRRLEDDFKKAGCARLNYLKSCMENNVSILEIVAQDTEQANRDRSRNNHNDSPVKNDREIKRTDIQKGERAQNSSHKASKDLQEHLPGLSSLGKFRKSCGLSYHRYKGTSHTGNGGSANDTISHSANSTVKTGRNGKLHSRHGDVTCNRGDHSRCCTEKEPSHHGDRTFKRDMNCERAEVSSNVHHSPEVSNTQCSCDKLNPRHCCQVVESRNGTQGRDSSNMCCIHKERQMDVIASTCGEIGSGATHCDSVTGESHIRSSNAVASKCGDCRSNLPHGHTDTDKSRLGHKDVETSSHNDYRIEPAKSSHSLDQIDLSRKDVSRGHPPQCETSHRHNMLDQSGMTQNNVIVSNHRDHQSNASNPQHLAQEVDVQVNNVIASTDQEFRLEPKRELNYRQQESSSRNNMEIFDTGKHQSDLSNYHADNDQRKARYDHCLESTQHRYQDHRSSHRPTHNHSASEFPESRLSESCERPRVGGNSHDFNSRYEGVGASGDGRRRGGDPSDTRGSGGVIDLSRYNSEEVLINTRMQHESTTRNRCTKGRRILLNEKLVRFNDAYDRRLRHQQMALESEQGVQHRRGGQQTISRSSRDGARTEGAGYSVPRTAEQRPTDRTSSHKSRAVTAVIVDEKEPTAREESSGSRRKLEENVRQTGPKELTSETTKDELMDAMMDGLQFIRKADEINKLWAQCDEKKNNQPNTRSVSQENQTKQDQPGERSEKRFEKDGTREAYGYQDRREQVNRDQERRHQAMRDQTVGDGRVQHKMDQERRDQATRDQAMRDGRVQHKMDQERRDQATRDQAMRDGRVQDKMDQERRDQALRDQAMRDGRIQDKTDQERRDQALRDQAMRDGRVQDKMDQERRDQATRDQAMRDGRVQDKMDQERRDQALRDQAMRDQAIDGRVQDRDQNRRNQAMVDQAMRDCRVPIWVKKDKRDQSLRDQAMRDGRIQDRIDHNRRDQALRDQAMRDGRVQDKMDQERRDQALRDQAMRDGRVQDKMDQERRDQALRDQAMRDGRVQDRIDHNRRDQSLRDQAMRDGRIQDKTDQERRDQALRDQAMRDGRVQDKIDQERRDQSLRDQAMRDGRVQDKMDQERRDQALRDQAMRDGRVQDKIDQERRDQATRDQAMRDGRVQDRIDHNRRDLALRDQAMRDGRVQDKTDQERRDQALRDQAMRDGRVQDKMDQERRDQATRDQAMRDGRVQDRIDHNRRDLALRDQAMRDGRVQDKTDQERRDQALRDQAMRDGRVQDKMDQERRDQALRDQAMRDQAIDGRVQERDQNRRNQAMVDQAMRDCRVPDRIDHNIIIAQERKDEFQQRRDQAVKDQSLMDKSRQIQDGRNQEVNDQTVRYIDWRDPAIWDQERTDQNRQWEDRRGGERRDTTTRDQHGRAQEQRTPERRNQAALWDQGRQDQAIWDQGRQDQAIWDQGRQDQAIWDQGRQDQAIWDQGRMDQDMPNRERREERIDDSRIGSGRRNEDRGDDQQRQRDYIRSERQVTQSKSSPQLEPGAYDEGSNQPQHGGHGGRSGHEDKGRGRTERHEGRRDNPRQRWLVVGKQGGGDQTNPRTTSTAQQSQSSPGLQFPYPRIFWRKGKHPRWRTKTDSDSDSESEEEDFIPSWYMDLALQPPIPSYAKTPKLYPQKMF
- the LOC139983037 gene encoding uncharacterized protein isoform X1, with amino-acid sequence MGKKTPKDTSQSDIHKDTEAAWKYRIFFEYDDDKASDNMVRRERRKETGISSPDVRKKSQKIKRKYYLQETSPSDNSDSQYGESQCKIHCRCRLEEDEDHYQGVQYHHSLARERKRKTRLRRQRRRERIQQNSKQSENADRSDFRRHMKKVQEITSKAKVDQPKTDVSQANAVTVITQNRLTRKLGIYNQGKKSNKVSRDSIIIPETVQAQTEEGLKRILDIRPAEKSETISPWSCDKDDKKKSSTSSCYDNPAVTYTTLNNWVLHKTPPQSSKLIQSDGTISSKSCDQTDGSSSSKISGIKEFPKSPPLKEFCTEFAESLDLEKVFPGHEDYVTKIYKDLRKLVSLTSPASSATADCTPSRANGTVSTKLKTPVRRRLEDDFKKAGCARLNYLKSCMENNVSILEIVAQDTEQANRDRSRNNHNDSPVKNDREIKRTDIQKGERAQNSSHKASKDLQEHLPGLSSLGKFRKSCGLSYHRYKGTSHTGNGGSANDTISHSANSTVKTGRNGKLHSRHGDVTCNRGDHSRCCTEKEPSHHGDRTFKRDMNCERAEVSSNVHHSPEVSNTQCSCDKLNPRHCCQVVESRNGTQGRDSSNMCCIHKERQMDVIASTCGEIGSGATHCDSVTGESHIRSSNAVASKCGDCRSNLPHGHTDTDKSRLGHKDVETSSHNDYRIEPAKSSHSLDQIDLSRKDVSRGHPPQCETSHRHNMLDQSGMTQNNVIVSNHRDHQSNASNPQHLAQEVDVQVNNVIASTDQEFRLEPKRELNYRQQESSSRNNMEIFDTGKHQSDLSNYHADNDQRKARYDHCLESTQHRYQDHRSSHRPTHNHSASEFPESRLSESCERPRVGGNSHDFNSRYEGVGASGDGRRRGGDPSDTRGSGGVIDLSRYNSEEVLINTRMQHESTTRNRCTKGRRILLNEKLVRFNDAYDRRLRHQQMALESEQGVQHRRGGQQTISRSSRDGARTEGAGYSVPRTAEQRPTDRTSSHKSRAVTAVIVDEKEPTAREESSGSRRKLEENVRQTGPKELTSETTKDELMDAMMDGLQFIRKADEINKLWAQCDEKKNNQPNTRSVSQENQTKQDQPGERSEKRFEKDGTREAYGYQDRREQVNRDQERRHQAMRDQTVGDGRVQHKMDQERRDQATRDQAMRDGRVQHKMDQERRDQATRDQAMRDGRVQDKMDQERRDQALRDQAMRDGRIQDKTDQERRDQALRDQAMRDGRVQDKMDQERRDQATRDQAMRDGRVQDKMDQERRDQALRDQAMRDQAIDGRVQDRDQNRRNQAMVDQAMRDCRVPIWVKKDKRDQSLRDQAMRDGRIQDRIDHNRRDQALRDQAMRDGRVQDKMDQERRDQALRDQAMRDGRVQDKMDQERRDQALRDQAMRDGRVQDRIDHNRRDQSLRDQAMRDGRIQDKTDQERRDQALRDQAMRDGRVQDKIDQERRDQSLRDQAMRDGRVQDKMDQERRDQALRDQAMRDGRVQDKIDQERRDQATRDQAMRDGRVQDRIDHNRRDLALRDQAMRDGRVQDKTDQERRDQALRDQAMRDGRVQDKMDQERRDQATRDQAMRDGRVQDRIDHNRRDLALRDQAMRDGRVQDKTDQERRDQALRDQAMRDGRVQDKMDQERRDQALRDQAMRDQAIDGRVQERDQNRRNQAMVDQAMRDCRVPDRIDHNIIIAQERKDEFQQRRDQAVKDQSLMDKSRQIQDGRNQEVNDQTVRYIDWRDPAIWDQERTDQNRQWEDRRGGERRDTTTRDQHGRAQEQRTPERRNQAALWDQGRQDQAIWDQGRQDQAIWDQGRQDQAIWDQGRQDQAIWDQGRMDQDMPNRERREERIDDSRIGSGRRNEDRGDDQQRQRDYIRSERQVTQSKSSPQLEPGAYDEGSNQPQHGGHGGRSGHEDKGRGRTERHEGRRDNPRQKRWLVVGKQGGGDQTNPRTTSTAQQSQSSPGLQFPYPRIFWRKGKHPRWRTKTDSDSDSESEEEDFIPSWYMDLALQPPIPSYAKTPKLYPQKMF
- the LOC139983037 gene encoding uncharacterized protein isoform X3, giving the protein MGKKTPKDTSQSDIHKDTEAAWKYRIFFEYDDDKASDNMVRRERRKETGISSPDVRKKSQKIKRKYYLQETSPSDNSDSQYGESQCKIHCRCRLEEDEDHYQGVQYHHSLARERKRKTRLRRQRRRERIQQNSKQSENADRSDFRRHMKKVQEITSKAKVDQPKTDVSQANAVTVITQNRLTRKLGIYNQGKKSNKVSRDSIIIPETVQAQTEEGLKRILDIRPAEKSETISPWSCDKDDKKKSSTSSCYDNPAVTYTTLNNWVLHKTPPQSSKLIQSDGTISSKSCDQTDGSSSSKISGIKEFPKSPPLKEFCTEFAESLDLEKVFPGHEDYVTKIYKDLRKLVSLTSPASSATADCTPSRANGTVSTKLKTPVRRRLEDDFKKAGCARLNYLKSCMENNVSILEIVAQDTEQANRDRSRNNHNDSPVKNDREIKRTDIQKGERAQNSSHKASKDLQEHLPGLSSLGKFRKSCGLSYHRYKGTSHTGNGGSANDTISHSANSTVKTGRNGKLHSRHGDVTCNRGDHSRCCTEKEPSHHGDRTFKRDMNCERAEVSSNVHHSPEVSNTQCSCDKLNPRHCCQVVESRNGTQGRDSSNMCCIHKERQMDVIASTCGEIGSGATHCDSVTGESHIRSSNAVASKCGDCRSNLPHGHTDTDKSRLGHKDVETSSHNDYRIEPAKSSHSLDQIDLSRKDVSRGHPPQCETSHRHNMLDQSGMTQNNVIVSNHRDHQSNASNPQHLAQEVDVQVNNVIASTDQEFRLEPKRELNYRQQESSSRNNMEIFDTGKHQSDLSNYHADNDQRKARYDHCLESTQHRYQDHRSSHRPTHNHSASEFPESRLSESCERPRVGGNSHDFNSRYEGVGASGDGRRRGGDPSDTRGSGGVIDLSRYNSEEVLINTRMQHESTTRNRCTKGRRILLNEKLVRFNDAYDRRLRHQQMALESEQGVQHRRGGQQTISRSSRDGARTEGAGYSVPRTAEQRPTDRTSSHKSRAVTAVIVDEKEPTAREESSGSRRKLEENVRQTGPKELTSETTKDELMDAMMDGLQFIRKADEINKLWAQCDEKKNNQPNTRSVSQENQTKQDQPGERSEKRFEKDGTREAYGYQDRREQVNRDQERRHQAMRDQTVGDGRVQHKMDQERRDQATRDQAMRDGRVQHKMDQERRDQATRDQAMRDGRVQDKMDQERRDQALRDQAMRDGRIQDKTDQERRDQALRDQAMRDGRVQDKMDQERRDQATRDQAMRDGRVQDKMDQERRDQALRDQAMRDQAIDGRVQDRDQNRRNQAMVDQAMRDCRVPIWVKKDKRDQSLRDQAMRDGRIQDRIDHNRRDQALRDQAMRDGRVQDKMDQERRDQALRDQAMRDGRVQDKMDQERRDQALRDQAMRDGRVQDRIDHNRRDQSLRDQAMRDGRIQDKTDQERRDQALRDQAMRDGRVQDKIDQERRDQSLRDQAMRDGRVQDKMDQERRDQALRDQAMRDGRVQDKIDQERRDQATRDQAMRDGRVQDRIDHNRRDLALRDQAMRDGRVQDKTDQERRDQALRDQAMRDGRVQDKMDQERRDQATRDQAMRDGRVQDRIDHNRRDLALRDQAMRDGRVQDKTDQERRDQALRDQAMRDGRVQDKMDQERRDQALRDQAMRDQAIDGRVQERDQNRRNQAMVDQAMRDCRVPDRIDHNIIIAQERKDEFQQRRDQAVKDQSLMDKSRQIQDGRNQEVNDQTVRYIDWRDPAIWDQERTDQNRQWEDRRGGERRDTTTRDQHGRAQEQRTPERRNQAALWDQGRQDQAIWDQGRQDQAIWDQGRQDQAIWDQGRMDQDMPNRERREERIDDSRIGSGRRNEDRGDDQQRQRDYIRSERQVTQSKSSPQLEPGAYDEGSNQPQHGGHGGRSGHEDKGRGRTERHEGRRDNPRQKRWLVVGKQGGGDQTNPRTTSTAQQSQSSPGLQFPYPRIFWRKGKHPRWRTKTDSDSDSESEEEDFIPSWYMDLALQPPIPSYAKTPKLYPQKMF